In a genomic window of Peptoclostridium acidaminophilum DSM 3953:
- the tnpB gene encoding IS200/IS605 family element RNA-guided endonuclease TnpB: MGHKIRIYPTPEQEELCNKSFGCARFVYNHFLGMASESRFESYNKYNKQLTALKNELPWLKEPDKYALQSALEDLRDAFNRFFSRQNRYPKFKRKHGPKQSYRTYIVANQGKDKINYNIELSKEAIKLPKLGWVKANVHKPIDGQIKSVTVSKTGSGEFYASVCVEADSVSQIPSGNGEIGLDLGIKDFVVTSSGEKIANPKTLAKHEKRIALLQRNLSRKNKGSKNYAKNKAKLAKLHQKVANIRKDFQHKLSHRIVRDNQIIIIETLRVKNMLKNRRLSKAISDVSWSRFATMLEYKSKWHKREFHKVGAFFASSQLCHVCEHKNPDVKDLDIRVWECPKCKTVHDRDFNAAKNILKQGLKELKTA; encoded by the coding sequence ATGGGACACAAAATACGAATATATCCAACGCCGGAGCAGGAAGAACTGTGCAATAAATCCTTCGGCTGCGCCAGATTTGTCTATAACCATTTTCTTGGCATGGCCAGCGAAAGTAGATTCGAGTCCTACAACAAGTACAACAAGCAGCTCACCGCGCTCAAAAATGAACTGCCGTGGCTTAAGGAGCCTGACAAGTACGCCCTTCAAAGCGCACTTGAGGACTTAAGGGATGCCTTCAATCGATTCTTTTCCAGGCAGAACAGGTATCCGAAATTTAAAAGAAAGCACGGTCCCAAGCAAAGCTATAGGACTTACATTGTGGCCAACCAAGGCAAAGATAAAATCAACTACAACATCGAGCTTTCCAAGGAAGCGATAAAGCTGCCAAAGCTGGGCTGGGTCAAGGCCAATGTCCACAAACCGATAGACGGACAAATCAAGAGCGTTACCGTTTCGAAAACCGGTTCGGGCGAGTTCTACGCATCGGTATGCGTTGAAGCTGACAGCGTAAGCCAGATTCCTTCCGGCAATGGCGAAATAGGATTGGACCTTGGCATCAAGGACTTTGTCGTTACCTCAAGCGGCGAGAAAATTGCCAATCCCAAAACACTTGCCAAACACGAAAAGCGCATTGCTTTGCTGCAAAGGAACCTTTCACGCAAAAACAAGGGTTCTAAGAATTACGCCAAAAACAAAGCTAAACTGGCAAAGCTCCATCAGAAAGTGGCTAACATAAGGAAAGACTTCCAGCATAAGCTTTCGCATCGGATAGTGAGAGACAACCAAATCATTATCATCGAAACGCTTAGGGTTAAGAACATGCTCAAGAACCGTCGCCTTTCCAAGGCCATCAGCGATGTCAGCTGGAGCCGGTTTGCCACAATGCTTGAATACAAGTCAAAGTGGCACAAAAGAGAATTCCACAAAGTAGGCGCATTCTTTGCGAGTAGCCAATTATGCCATGTCTGCGAACATAAAAACCCCGATGTCAAAGATCTTGACATCAGGGTCTGGGAGTGTCCAAAGTGCAAAACTGTTCACGATAGGGACTTCAACGCCGCCAAAAACATACTAAAGCAAGGCCTTAAAGAGCTTAAAACTGCTTAA
- the tnpA gene encoding IS200/IS605 family transposase: MNQDVIHGRGYVYMLQYHIVWSTKYRRKILNGNTETNLKRILYEIAESNGFTIETMETDEDHIHLLVSCSPQHYIPNIIKALKGNSARALFKAIPELKKQLWGGHLWNPSYFVATVSENTREQIKRYIENQQVK; encoded by the coding sequence ATGAATCAAGATGTCATTCATGGAAGAGGTTATGTCTATATGCTTCAGTACCACATTGTCTGGTCGACGAAGTATAGGCGTAAGATATTAAACGGCAATACTGAAACAAACCTAAAGCGAATACTTTACGAAATAGCGGAAAGTAACGGCTTCACGATAGAAACCATGGAAACCGACGAGGACCACATACATTTGCTGGTAAGTTGTTCTCCGCAGCATTACATACCAAACATAATCAAGGCTCTCAAGGGAAACTCGGCAAGGGCGCTGTTTAAGGCAATACCCGAGCTGAAAAAGCAACTATGGGGCGGACATCTTTGGAACCCGTCCTACTTCGTAGCCACTGTGAGTGAAAACACCAGAGAGCAAATCAAGCGATACATCGAAAATCAGCAAGTAAAATAA
- the ltrA gene encoding group II intron reverse transcriptase/maturase: MKETADLLEAGKYHPQAVRRAYIDKSDGRKRLLGIPTVRDRVVQTAVKLVIEPIFEADFEDCSYGFRPERSQHTALKAVRKHCDNKGWWVLDADIKSYFDRIDHDKLMLLVEQRVSDRRILKLIRKWLKAGVMEEGKLRQSLTGTPQGGVISPLLSNIYLGVLDKLWQKHCTYLGNLVRYADDFVVVCRTKKDVQHAYKAINLILKKLALDLHPEKTQLVNLWEGTEGFDFLGMHHRRIKQQSRYGHAYTVTVQRPSDKATRRMRDRIREELKPRNRLFVEMGELVKKLNPVIRGWRNYYKLPLSEPYLRKLDYHILIRFTIWYNKKQQIKKRHINMPLVNEKLRQLKLAKLVY; the protein is encoded by the coding sequence TTGAAAGAGACAGCAGACCTGCTAGAAGCGGGGAAATATCATCCGCAAGCAGTACGCAGAGCGTATATCGATAAGTCGGATGGAAGGAAACGGCTACTGGGCATCCCGACAGTAAGAGATCGAGTGGTTCAAACAGCGGTAAAACTGGTGATAGAACCGATATTTGAGGCGGATTTTGAAGACTGTTCGTATGGATTCAGACCAGAGCGAAGCCAGCATACTGCCCTCAAAGCTGTGCGAAAGCACTGCGACAATAAGGGGTGGTGGGTGCTAGACGCAGATATCAAGAGTTACTTTGACAGAATCGACCATGACAAGCTGATGCTACTGGTGGAACAACGAGTCAGCGATAGGAGAATACTGAAACTCATCAGGAAATGGCTAAAAGCTGGCGTGATGGAGGAAGGTAAGCTAAGACAGTCGCTGACAGGGACACCTCAAGGCGGTGTCATCAGTCCACTACTATCCAACATCTATCTGGGTGTACTAGATAAGTTATGGCAAAAGCATTGCACGTACTTGGGGAACCTAGTGAGGTATGCTGACGATTTTGTGGTTGTGTGTCGAACAAAGAAAGACGTACAGCATGCGTATAAAGCAATCAATCTGATACTAAAGAAGCTAGCCTTAGACCTGCATCCTGAAAAGACACAACTTGTGAACCTGTGGGAAGGTACAGAAGGATTTGATTTTCTGGGAATGCATCATCGTAGGATAAAGCAGCAAAGCAGATACGGTCACGCATATACGGTGACTGTGCAAAGACCATCAGACAAGGCGACGCGCCGGATGCGGGACAGAATACGAGAAGAGTTAAAACCTAGAAACCGCCTATTCGTGGAAATGGGAGAACTCGTAAAGAAGCTAAATCCAGTCATCAGAGGGTGGCGAAACTATTATAAGTTGCCGTTGTCAGAACCCTATCTAAGAAAACTCGATTATCATATCTTGATACGTTTTACAATCTGGTACAACAAGAAGCAGCAGATTAAAAAGCGACACATTAATATGCCCTTAGTAAACGAAAAACTCCGTCAGTTGAAACTGGCGAAGCTCGTATACTAG
- a CDS encoding alpha/beta fold hydrolase has protein sequence MAQNVKCVELANQVMIPYLENGNVEGIPLILLHGLADSLHVFELLLPYIPESIRTITLTQRGHGDASCPQSGYGTEDFSSDLLLFMEALKIEKAVVLGASSGGFAARSFAVENPELTLGLILLGSPSALKDNPFAIEMWESTISKLKDPVDAEFVRGFASSITSQKVPRAFMEMMVKENLKVPASVWKETYKGILAEDFPGKLHKIKAPTLIIWGEEDSILPKSDQEALSKAITNSKLVVCPSAGHMLYLEKPDVVAAKIINFLQNEINYR, from the coding sequence GTGGCTCAAAATGTTAAATGTGTAGAACTGGCAAACCAGGTGATGATTCCTTATTTGGAGAATGGCAATGTGGAGGGTATTCCACTCATTCTACTTCACGGACTTGCCGATTCCTTGCATGTATTTGAACTGTTGCTGCCTTATATTCCTGAATCTATCCGCACCATAACCTTGACACAAAGAGGCCACGGCGATGCAAGTTGTCCCCAGTCGGGGTATGGAACCGAGGATTTCTCATCAGATTTACTGCTGTTTATGGAAGCGCTTAAAATTGAAAAAGCTGTGGTACTAGGGGCGTCAAGTGGCGGATTCGCTGCCCGAAGCTTTGCTGTAGAGAATCCCGAACTCACTCTTGGGCTTATACTTCTCGGCTCGCCCTCAGCATTAAAGGACAATCCCTTTGCAATTGAAATGTGGGAATCAACAATTTCCAAACTTAAAGACCCTGTGGATGCGGAGTTCGTGCGCGGATTTGCCAGTAGCATAACATCCCAGAAAGTTCCGCGAGCATTTATGGAAATGATGGTTAAAGAGAATTTGAAAGTCCCTGCAAGTGTCTGGAAGGAAACATACAAAGGCATTCTTGCTGAGGATTTCCCTGGAAAGCTACACAAAATCAAGGCTCCCACACTCATAATATGGGGAGAAGAGGATTCTATCCTGCCAAAGAGCGACCAAGAAGCGCTTTCAAAGGCAATCACAAACTCAAAGCTAGTAGTCTGCCCAAGCGCTGGACATATGCTGTATTTGGAGAAGCCAGATGTTGTCGCAGCAAAGATTATTAATTTCTTGCAGAATGAAATTAACTATAGATGA